The Zingiber officinale cultivar Zhangliang chromosome 2A, Zo_v1.1, whole genome shotgun sequence genomic sequence GTCATATACTAAAAGACTTGTACTGAAAATGGAGAGCTGGATCCCCTTACTCCGTATGGATGTATGACTGATCGACTCTATGGAAGGTCAGACATCCCTTAAACTCGGTCGACTATTGAATGATTGGATATATAATAAATGTCTTAATACAGGAATGAAGCACTAAGTCTCTTAGGTCTAACCAGCTCCTCGGCCAGTCACCCTCATACCGAAGGCCTTAATATTGAATGAAGAGCAAAGTCTTATTGAGGGCGACACGCTGGCTACCATCtccccttgactttgactgccacatcatACCCGGATCTGCCCGTAACATCCCATATCAATATGAAATGCCTTTTTTAACGattaattaattcatcatttacaaAAGCCAGCTATTGACAACCCACCTAACATTCTGACCAAATAGCCAGCTAAAAAAGGAATGTgctctctaattttttttttctaggaGAGTCGCAGTGCTATTGCTTAATGGATAAGGTTTCATTCCATCAATTCCAGGTTTCAAACTACTCTTAAGGAAAAAGATTTCGACTAGCAATGCTTCTTCTATGTGTGTCTAAAACCGAGAATTATCTGTAGATTTTAATGAAATTAGAAAATTCCTTAAGTTTCAACTGGCataatgaaaaaggaaatttgactagggaaattttgtttttttttttaataatttgtaTTAAACAGAGAATAGTCCTTTTTTGGTGAAATCAGTACAATATGTTCTTGTGAGAATTGGAAAATTCCTCAACTAGGGTGTGCAATGAACAAGTGATTTCTTGGGAAACCTTTTCTTTTATGTATGAACAATAAGCTTTAGACTTTACTCCAATCAGAATTTGAATTTTGACGGTCAACATGCATTTTGTTTTTTCCCCCTTAAAAAATGGTCGGGAAATACATGGATAGCGATGTCAAAACTACTATCTTTTTTTACATTACTTGTGCAGTGCATCGGCAAGATTCCAATAATAAATTCTTTGTCATTCAATGCGATTTACTTGAGAGGAGAAAGATAAATTATTGATTGAATTAGATTAGATGCAACGACCACAGCCCATAAGTTTCTTCTGATAGAATCAGATGTAACAACTACTGTTTTTTTAGTTTCCTTGTACAAATATGTTTCAATACTGAACTAGGTGTGCAGAATTGCAATTGAGTCAGTGACACAGATGGGGCCCTAATTTGCAACTAGTTCAATTTGTTTCCTTGTAGTGCTACAATAAGTAACGACTTTTGGTTAGACAACTGGTCTTTCTCGGTGGAAGGGCATATCGATGTTGTTAGTTAATTTACTAATGGATGCATGATGGCAGGGATATGGATCCACTGAAGGTGGAGGCATATCTAGGATGATCTGTAAAGAGGAGTGTCGTCGGGTTAGGTCCGCTGGTCGCCTCTCCCACAACGTTGAAGCTATGCTTGTGGATAATGCCACAGGAGAAAGATTGTCAATTGGCCAAACTGGAGAACTATGGGTTAGAAGCCCTTTCGTCATGCTAGGTAATGAAACAGAGCCAATTCATCATTTATACTTGGTTTAAAACTAAGTGAATGGATTATCTCACTGTTATCAGGTTATGTCGGAAATGAGCAAGCAAATGCAATCACCTTCGATGCCAATGGTTGGTTGAAGACTGGTGACCTCTGTTACTTTGATGAGGATGGATTTCTGCACGTTGTGGGTCGGTTGAAGGAATTGATTAAATATAAAGCCTATCAGGTAAATGCAATTAGTCGCTCTGCTCTACGTTGAATAAAATCTTCCCAGAATTTACCGGGTAAGTCCACTGTAGGTTCCACCTGCTGAGTTAGAGCATTTGCTTCAATGTCTACCGGGGATTGCTGATGCTGCAGTGGTTCCGTAAGTTCAACTGATTAGTCGAACTTTGACTTCTCTGTATTTTGGATCTGTCCCATAGTAATTTCTGCTTACCTTCGTGTCCTAACGCATTGTGGTTGTTGCGAAATTATAGTTATCCGGATGAGGAAGCAGGCCAAATACCTATGGCTTTAGTAGTTCCACAGCCAGGATCCAACCTCAGTGAAATAGAAATAATGGATCTCATCGCGAAGCAGGTTTTATATCTTTCTCAATTGTATTTCCTCCTCTGTTCTATTCTACTATCCAGAAACCTCATAATTTGTGCAAAGCAAGATTTGGACTGACTTCTATATATCTTTGTCGTGTTCTAGGTAGCGCCTTACAAGAAGATTCGTAAAGTAGTTTTCACTAACTATATACCGAAAACGCCATCGGGGAAGATCTTGAGAGCAGCATTGCGCAACCATGCAGTTTTCAACTCCTTGTCTAGACTATAATGTGGATTAGTTTTCCAAAACAATTACGATGTGGATAAAGTGATTTGTTTATATTCCAATATAATGTGTTGGATCTTATCTCTATATGATGGGGCTTGCTTGTATTTGTAAGCGTGCGGATTGATGTCattaaggatcaaattcattaagTGATCTACTGAATTATTATGGCGGGTTTTAGTTATTGGACGTGAGGTTTATATGGATAGAATTCGTTAGCCTATACCGCTATTAATGGTTGGCTGATAAAGGATGTGAGTTTATGTATTAGTAAACATAATCAGTTCTCATCTTAACATTAGatcaaataatattaataattaaatcatcttcatcaacttggatagtataaaaaaaataggatcatcaaactatattttttttttatagatattACAATACATCTTTTCAACTCTCATATTTATTATTCTTTTGGATTGTAAGTAATTTTTATAATCATCAAAAATAAATCTTAAATTCTCCCTCCTACCTACTTGTCTTATCATAAGATTATGAAATACTTTTAAAGGTATTTCCATATCATTTGTCATCTTAATCTTTCCATATCATTTATCATCTTAATCTGTATCTttgtagaaaaaaatatatttttataattttgagagATAATAATTATACTTTTTAACATATTGATGGCAAAGTAAacttgttatttttttattacaaatatTCATTTTAATCACACAATCAAACGTTCTTTCAGCACTTGTTTGAAGGGGCATGCCCGTCCCATTGCTTCTCTGTCCGGCTCCGGATTCGGCTTTACCTTTCTGGGGATGAATAGACAGTGAGCGAACTGGTGAAGTATGTCACCTGTTCCACTAAAAATGGAACCTCCATCGGCGCCGTCCCTTGATCCGCGCAGCGGCTTCGACGCCGCATCCAGAATCTTCCACAGCCTGCGTCCTCACGTCCCGCTTCCGCCGCCCGATCGTCCCCTCTCCTTCCCCGCCTACGCCTTGTCCCTCCTCCCCTGCCCCCTCCCCTCCCACCCCGCCCTCGTCAATGCCGCCACCGGCCACGCCATCTCCTTCGCCGATCTCCTCTCCCAGGTCCGCTCCCTAGCCGCCGCACTCCGCTCCCGCATCGGCCTCGCCAAGGGCCACGTCGTCTTCATCCTCGCCCCCGCAAGCCTCGACGTCCCCGCCCTCTGCCTCGCGCTCCTCTCCATCGGCGCGGTTATTTCGCCCGTCAATCCCGCCTCCACCCCGGCCGAGCTCGCCCGCCTCGTCGCCCTCTCCGTTCCTCGCATCGCCTTCGCCACATCCGACAGCGCGGGCAAGCTCCCCCGCAACGTGACCGCCGTCCTCATCGATTCGCCCCGCTTCCGCTCGTTATTCGACGGCGACGGAGGAGGAGTCGTGGAGGTGGAGGTCGAGCAGTCGGACGTGGCCGTCATACATTACTCCTCTGGTACGACGGGAATGGTGAAGGCAGCCGCGCTGTCGCATCGCAACTTCATCGCGAAGGTCGCGGGATTCCACGCGACCAGGAAACCGAAGGCGGAGGCAGAGCTGTTTCTCCTGGGAGCCCCCTTGTTCCATGGGATGGGTTTATGCTTTCTGCTGAAAGCCCTGGCGTCGGGCGAGACGACTGTGGTGATGGGGGGCAGGGCAGGCGTGAAGCAAATGCTACAGGCGGCAGAGAGGTATCGGGTGACCGCCATGACGGCGTCGCCTCCCGTGGTGGTCGCGATGGCAAAGTGGCCGGAGCCGCTAGACCTAGAAGCTCTGGAGACAATCACCTGTGGCGGCGCGCCACTCCCTGTGGCAGCAGCCGTGCGATTCATGGTGCGATTTCCACGCGTCGAGATCCGTCAGGTATTTACTTTACCTTAATAAGGAAATTTGTTTATACATTATTTGCATAGTGGAATCCGCGTCAGAAGGCCAACTGGTCATTATTGTTTTTTACTGGGGTGTCGagtccttgtttttttttttttccgaaaTCAGTACCACCTGTTCTCGTGAGaatgggaaagaaaaaaaaatttgatagtctaattgattatttttatttttaagatgaTTAATTTGATTCCATCTATCATTAGAATATATCGAGAAAAGCCCATTCAAAAGTTTAGTATCTTTTGATTATATCTTTTATTTGTAAgagaaatttttacaaatacTTAGTAATTAAGGTTCAAATCATGAATATCTTAATGACAATCTGGATATCTTATCATGACACGATGATCTCGGGGAGTGTGAGAATGGGAAAGAAGATCCTCAACGAACAAGTGATTTTAACTTTGGgagactttttttaaaaaaaatatgtatggAAACAGAGAATAAGTTTTAGACTTTTACTCCAATCAGACTTTACGGGATTAATGTTTCCTtgtagcggatctacattttGGTTAGACAACTGGTCTTTCTCCTGTGGTGGAATGACATATCGATGTTGTTAGTTAATTTACTAATAGATGCATGACGGCAGGGATATGGATGCACTGAAGGTGGACCCATATCTTGGATGATCTGTAAAGAAGAGTGTCGTCGGGTTAGGTCTGCTGGTCGCCTCTCCCACAACGTTGAAGCTATGCTTGTGGATAATGCCACAGGAGAAAGATTGTCAATTGGCCAAACTGGAGAACTATGGGTTAGAAGCCCTTCCGTCATGCTAGGTAACGAAACAGAGCCAATTCATCATTAATACCTTGTTTAAAACTAAGTCGATGGATTATCTCACTGTTATCAGGTTACGTCGGAAATGAGCAAGCAAATGCAATCACCTTCGATGCCAATGGTTGGTTGAAGACTGGCGACCTCTGTTACTTTGATGAGGATGGATTTCTTCACGTTGTGGATCGGTTGAAGGAATTGATTAAATATAAAGCCCATCAGGTAAATGCAATTAGTCGCTCTGCTCTACGTTGAATAAAATCTTCCCAGAATTTACCGAGTAAGTCACTATGGATCATTGTAGGTTGCACCTGCTGAATTAGAGCATTTGCTTCGATGTCTACCGGGGATTGCCGATGCTGCAGTGGTTCCGTAAGTTCAACTGATTAGTCGAACTTCGTCTTCTCTGTATTTTGGATCAGTCCCATTGTAATTTCTGCTTTTTTTATAGTTATCCGGACGAGGAAGCAGGCCAAATACCTATGGCTTTAATAGTTCCACAGCCAGGATCCAACCTCAGTGGAATAGAAATAATGGAACTCATCGCGAAGCAGGTTTATGTTTTCAGAAACCTCATAACTTGTGGAAAATAAGATTTGGACTGATTCGTATATATCTTTGTCGTGTTGTAGGTGGCGCCTTACAAGAATATTCGCAAAGTAGTGTTCACTAACTACATACCGAAAACTCCATCAGGAAAGATCTTGAGAGCCGCATTGCGCAACCATGCCGTTTTCAACTCCTTGTCTAAACTATAATGTGGATTAGTTTTCAAAAACAATTATGAAGTGGATAAAGTGATCGTTTATATTCCAATACAATATGACCTCAAGTTTCTTCGAATCGTCACAAGTAATTCATATTTCCAGAAGTTTATTTGAAGATATATTTTGGATTCGCTATAATATAAATTTTCCACTTTTATCCGATAGAATTGGTGATGCTTTGATGATTAGTAAACAAGTATTGATACCATTAAGCGCATAAAAACGCAAGTACCTTATGATAATcatctttctttctttccctCCCAAACGCTAGAGTGATCCAATTATGGAGGAATATCATCTTTATTCCATCTATGCTTAATTTCTCTATCTTTTAGATGCTTTAGAATCTTTGATCTTCGCCTCGTCCTCTTCCAGATCCATTCATCGTATTTTTCTTGTAAAAGCCACAACTCCCCCCTAATCTTTCAACTCGAGTAATCTTATATATAATTCCTAGCTAGCTCCCAAATCTTTAATATCAAATGCTTTAACTATATATCTCTTCAATAGACTAATTATCATGTCTTATAGTTAACATATTATCAATATAATAATAATGTAATTAAGGAAATGTTCCTGCATGTGGTTGATGAAGACGGACCACTGATGAGATGACTTATCTGTTGACTGTAAGAAAACCTCGAGAGAAAATTCCAAGTTACGAGCAGGCCTGCCATGTCATAGAAAAGTGAAGGAGAAAGATGACGTCAATAGACGAGTTGGGGTGGGGTTCCTAACATAGTCATttcgacactcaagttagtgagGGTACTGAGTAGTAGTAATCAAAGGACAGTAATGAAGAGTAGTAAAGAGTAATTGGGAGAGCTTATCTAAGTGGGAAGAAGGAACCCCATATATATAATGTTGTCCCCCCCTCACACACACAAAAACTTCCCTTAGTAAGTTCTTTTCACCCTCTTCTGCTTAACTCAATAAcgcttttacttcttctttttcttcatctcctATGGCTCAAGAGCCCCCTCCTCACGTTTGAGCCTCTAGTACACCTCTGTTAGCTCTGACATCAATGAAGGTGACCTAGGTCAGATTAGGTTAACGTTTGAAGTCCCTAAGGACCATAAAATAATTATCCCCAATGCCCATAACCTCCCCCATTTTGCCTCCTTCAGGATTCTTTTCCTTGTTCAAAGACCACTTCCTGGGCGACCTTCACTTTCCTCTCCACCCATTCTTTTTTGAGGTTTGCCATTACTTTCGGATCCCCCTTCAACAATGAGCATTTAACTCTATCTAACTACTATGTGGGGTTGTGATTCTTTTTCAATTGTTTCGCCTCTCCCTCAATCTCTGCATTTTCCactatttctactatcccaagaaAATAGAACCGGGGGTTTTCATCTACTAAGCGCGAATGATGGTTGTCTTCTTTAATAAAATGTCTTCTTCAAATAAGGGCTAGAAATCACATTATATCTTCATCCGGCCAGTTCCTTCCATCTCTTGGCCGACCAAGTGGTTGATGGACTTGCCACCACCACCATAACTTAGAGATTTTTTAGAAGAACCCACATTTGTAATGGTTGCTCACGTCATGACTGGGTTGAAATTCAACATAAATATTTTACTTCAAGTGGGCGTTTTGTACATATTCGGTCTAAGTTCGATTGAGGCTAAGCTAGCCTACCCCTTCGGTAAGGAATTTTAGATTTAAATCCATATTTTTTCTAACTAAGGTCTCTTTACTTTCTTTGCAGCCAAAATCATGTAAAAAGCTTCACTCGGCATGTCCATCAAGTTGACGGAAGAGGAGCTGAATGACCGGGCGTATGTTGAGCTAGAATTACGTGGCTCATAGCCAACCAGCTCTTTCGCTGCAGTCGAGGGTAGCAATGCTGCCGTAAACACTGAGGAACTACCCCCTTCCTAACCCTTTATGATACTGGTACCCATCCCTCCTGATCACCATAGGACACCGAGCCTCTTGCCACAAGAAAAAGGCAAAGTTTAGTGAGGCTTGTAGATCAAGCCCCTTCGTCTTCTTTAGGCCAACACCCCCTTCCATTCGAGAGGGCCCATCCCTTCAGATACTTGATCCCTCACCGCCAACAGTAGATGAGACCACTAGTGAGCCTCCAGTCAGTCTTTCGCCAGCCCATCACTCTCCTGCTCCCCAACACCCCGACC encodes the following:
- the LOC122041931 gene encoding 4-coumarate--CoA ligase-like 7, whose protein sequence is MSPVPLKMEPPSAPSLDPRSGFDAASRIFHSLRPHVPLPPPDRPLSFPAYALSLLPCPLPSHPALVNAATGHAISFADLLSQVRSLAAALRSRIGLAKGHVVFILAPASLDVPALCLALLSIGAVISPVNPASTPAELARLVALSVPRIAFATSDSAGKLPRNVTAVLIDSPRFRSLFDGDGGGVVEVEVEQSDVAVIHYSSGTTGMVKAAALSHRNFIAKVAGFHATRKPKAEAELFLLGAPLFHGMGLCFLLKALASGETTVVMGGRAGVKQMLQAAERYRVTAMTASPPVVVAMAKWPEPLDLEALETITCGGAPLPVAAAVRFMVRFPRVEIRQGYGCTEGGPISWMICKEECRRVRSAGRLSHNVEAMLVDNATGERLSIGQTGELWVRSPSVMLGYVGNEQANAITFDANGWLKTGDLCYFDEDGFLHVVDRLKELIKYKAHQVAPAELEHLLRCLPGIADAAVVPYPDEEAGQIPMALIVPQPGSNLSGIEIMELIAKQVAPYKNIRKVVFTNYIPKTPSGKILRAALRNHAVFNSLSKL